In Nitrospirota bacterium, one DNA window encodes the following:
- the cmr6 gene encoding type III-B CRISPR module RAMP protein Cmr6, with protein sequence MKLPLPAETREYFRDDKSRLLKISNLGLLFNKYVYSWQDGWQKKDENAREFRDDISKIQFDKKYALSVYARQKAVVQGLQNSGWHDESFELTSDTRLIIGLGGTSVIETGMTLHPLYGFPYLPASGLKGLARAYAEIGCDAPKEELLEVFGSEEKDSRNAVNNQQGNVFFMDGLPVTFPRLELDIMNPHYGEYYQGDKPPADYLNPVPVTFLTVAPGQTFSFALFSRDEGVAVKAKKWLMGGLAELGAGGKTNVGYGYFRSSATPTKQVGQNPQVTKVNSVSQPTLWENASLTWNPGNMILLARKDNKKAEIKLGNNKDIVPEALRSKLFEKKRTITANVIVEPVGNNFGIVEIK encoded by the coding sequence ATGAAACTGCCTTTACCTGCTGAAACAAGGGAGTATTTTAGGGATGACAAAAGCCGTCTTTTGAAAATAAGCAATCTGGGACTGCTGTTTAATAAGTATGTCTATTCATGGCAAGACGGCTGGCAGAAGAAAGACGAAAACGCCAGAGAATTCCGTGATGATATTTCCAAAATACAATTCGATAAAAAGTATGCTCTATCCGTTTATGCCCGCCAAAAAGCAGTAGTTCAAGGATTGCAAAACTCCGGCTGGCATGATGAATCATTTGAACTAACTTCCGATACCCGTCTTATCATTGGACTTGGCGGCACAAGCGTTATAGAAACAGGAATGACGCTGCATCCGTTATACGGCTTTCCTTATCTTCCGGCAAGCGGATTAAAGGGGCTTGCAAGGGCTTATGCTGAAATAGGCTGCGATGCTCCAAAAGAAGAACTGCTTGAAGTCTTTGGCTCTGAAGAGAAAGACTCACGAAACGCGGTAAATAATCAGCAGGGCAACGTTTTCTTCATGGACGGACTGCCAGTTACATTTCCAAGGCTTGAACTGGATATTATGAACCCTCACTATGGTGAGTATTATCAGGGAGACAAACCTCCAGCGGATTATCTCAACCCTGTGCCTGTCACTTTTCTTACCGTAGCGCCAGGACAAACTTTCTCTTTTGCGTTATTTTCCAGGGATGAAGGAGTTGCCGTAAAAGCAAAAAAATGGCTCATGGGCGGGCTTGCAGAACTTGGTGCGGGCGGCAAGACCAATGTAGGATACGGATATTTTAGAAGTAGTGCAACTCCGACAAAACAAGTGGGTCAAAACCCTCAAGTTACTAAGGTTAATTCTGTGTCTCAGCCCACCCTCTGGGAAAATGCTTCCTTAACCTGGAATCCCGGGAATATGATTCTTCTGGCAAGAAAAGATAACAAGAAGGCTGAGATAAAGCTTGGCAATAACAAGGATATAGTACCGGAAGCTCTTCGCAGCAAACTATTTGAAAAGAAAAGGACCATAACGGCTAATGTTATTGTTGAGCCGGTAGGAAATAACTTCGGGATTGTCGAAATTAAGTAA
- a CDS encoding HEPN domain-containing protein, translating to MTESNERAEVVRYWWKKSMESVTAARRELTAEANDFAINRAYYALFYAVSALLMEDGRQFKKHSGVRDTFNKEFIKTGRIEKKYGDLYNQLFDDRQVGDYIALTAFDTEYVSEKIDSCEAFLLQLRPLLTSLSKERQSLEDKNEG from the coding sequence ATGACTGAAAGTAACGAAAGAGCAGAGGTCGTTCGGTACTGGTGGAAGAAAAGCATGGAAAGTGTAACTGCCGCCAGACGTGAACTGACCGCTGAGGCAAACGATTTCGCAATCAATCGTGCTTATTATGCCTTATTTTATGCAGTTAGTGCTCTACTTATGGAAGATGGTCGTCAATTTAAAAAACATAGTGGTGTACGTGATACTTTTAATAAGGAGTTCATTAAAACAGGTCGTATTGAGAAAAAATATGGTGACCTATATAACCAACTTTTTGATGATCGTCAGGTCGGAGATTACATTGCCCTCACAGCGTTTGATACAGAATATGTAAGTGAGAAGATTGATTCCTGCGAGGCGTTCCTTTTACAACTGCGTCCATTGTTAACCTCATTATCAAAGGAAAGACAGTCTCTCGAAGATAAAAATGAAGGATGA
- the cmr3 gene encoding type III-B CRISPR module-associated protein Cmr3 produces MRLFIEPNDILMFRDGKPFSGGDDHFARGTFPPQPSTVYGALRSHILSIARTEYDKFASDYDSIPEHVKKEVGTPAENGCLTIRQFAVAKKEDGCIQQYFPMPRDIAKEKGKENDSLYVLKPDDKLHGKIMTDLPAGLQHVWFPSENALESVTGFLSQAEMSVYLSGRTPDKWTENKRLYETEERTGVRKNRTKRSVETGGLYSVEYYRLNVNVGFTVEVEGTQLLPPESGILRLGGDNRTAFYTKAAWNGIPAEVIKKKISETGRFKIVLTTPAIFTNGWIPGGIDSNTRNGFLNGLEVKLISACIGKPIGIGGFDLVKGRPKDMKKAVPAGSVYYFELNGSSVDELFNGIWLKSISDEKVREGFGLSLIGGY; encoded by the coding sequence ATGAGATTATTCATAGAACCTAATGACATCCTGATGTTCAGGGATGGCAAACCCTTCTCCGGCGGTGATGACCATTTTGCCAGGGGTACTTTCCCACCTCAACCGTCTACGGTCTATGGTGCTTTGCGCTCTCACATTCTGAGCATTGCTCGGACTGAATATGACAAATTTGCATCTGATTATGACTCAATTCCAGAGCATGTAAAGAAGGAGGTCGGCACGCCTGCTGAAAACGGATGTTTGACTATCAGACAGTTTGCTGTTGCAAAGAAAGAAGATGGGTGTATTCAACAATACTTCCCTATGCCAAGAGATATTGCGAAAGAGAAAGGTAAGGAAAACGACAGCTTGTATGTACTGAAACCTGATGACAAATTGCACGGCAAAATCATGACTGATCTGCCTGCCGGTTTGCAGCATGTGTGGTTTCCGTCTGAAAATGCCCTTGAATCTGTTACAGGTTTTTTGTCTCAAGCAGAAATGTCTGTATATCTTTCAGGTAGAACACCTGATAAATGGACGGAGAACAAAAGGTTATATGAAACAGAGGAGAGGACAGGTGTTCGTAAGAACAGAACAAAACGGAGTGTGGAAACCGGTGGGCTTTATAGCGTTGAATATTATAGGCTGAATGTTAATGTAGGTTTCACTGTTGAGGTTGAAGGGACACAGTTGCTGCCTCCTGAATCCGGTATATTGAGGCTCGGAGGTGACAACCGCACGGCTTTTTACACAAAGGCTGCATGGAATGGCATCCCTGCTGAAGTCATCAAGAAAAAGATTTCAGAAACAGGCAGGTTCAAGATAGTCCTCACGACTCCTGCGATATTTACAAACGGATGGATCCCTGGTGGCATAGATAGTAATACAAGGAACGGTTTCCTTAATGGGTTAGAGGTAAAGCTCATCAGTGCCTGTATAGGCAAACCTATTGGTATCGGTGGTTTTGACCTTGTGAAGGGAAGGCCAAAGGATATGAAAAAGGCAGTACCTGCAGGTAGTGTGTATTACTTTGAACTCAACGGCAGCAGCGTGGATGAGCTTTTCAACGGTATCTGGCTTAAATCAATAAGCGATGAAAAAGTCCGGGAGGGTTTTGGACTAAGTTTAATAGGAGGGTATTGA
- a CDS encoding nucleotidyltransferase domain-containing protein gives MKAIQDIKLTEKLSKTLHAAQRSISNEFNVDRIILFGSVARGESDEESDVDILIVLEEPPGHRIRNRISTIILDINLEYDASLCGLVVDKKSWDNGPLSVLPIHKEVEQDGILI, from the coding sequence ATGAAAGCAATTCAGGATATTAAACTAACGGAGAAGCTAAGCAAGACACTCCATGCAGCACAAAGGAGTATCAGCAACGAGTTTAATGTTGACCGCATCATCCTTTTCGGTTCTGTTGCACGGGGAGAATCTGATGAGGAATCAGATGTGGACATCCTTATTGTCCTTGAAGAGCCTCCAGGTCACAGAATTCGCAATCGAATATCTACAATTATCCTTGATATTAATCTTGAGTATGATGCTAGTCTATGTGGTTTAGTGGTAGATAAAAAGTCATGGGATAATGGGCCCTTGTCAGTGTTGCCGATTCACAAAGAGGTAGAGCAGGATGGAATATTGATATGA
- a CDS encoding DUF1887 family protein, with the protein MKHIHVCLVSDQPIPNLTTVLQFTPHAVILLATSERLREAKRLEKVIRQKGFEVTTKEIKAYDINDVVSVCENLIKECRNDEVTLNITGGTKIGTIGTFQSFYSSDKPIYYVNTYDNEIIKVSPDEGKIPINVNISIKDYLAVYGFNVSEYVKDDRYIYDRKNITETLVQLAINRQRLIGEINSKFPRDFEKAKYPVQIILNNDKDMSRICGVLENHGLVKRTHQTTIHIPDVETAKYLRGFWFEEYVYMTAKSLSVNEVKLNVSGKWDTTGKKPPKNEFDVLIAKNNRLFYISCKTANPNRYADGTDESVGKEYLYELDALGDRVLGLFGKKMLASARPVADEYVKSRAEDMKIAIVDGKNIATLKDNMKQWLSR; encoded by the coding sequence ATGAAGCATATTCATGTATGTCTTGTGTCTGACCAGCCGATACCAAATCTAACCACAGTGTTGCAATTTACTCCTCATGCAGTAATCCTGCTTGCAACTTCAGAAAGGCTTAGAGAGGCAAAACGACTTGAGAAGGTCATTAGGCAGAAAGGCTTTGAGGTTACAACAAAAGAGATAAAGGCTTATGATATAAACGATGTTGTTTCTGTTTGTGAAAATCTGATTAAGGAATGTAGAAATGATGAAGTGACTCTTAACATTACCGGAGGAACAAAAATAGGGACAATAGGAACCTTCCAGTCTTTCTATTCGAGCGATAAACCGATCTATTATGTAAACACATATGATAATGAAATAATAAAAGTTTCACCTGATGAGGGAAAGATCCCTATTAATGTCAATATATCCATAAAAGACTACCTTGCTGTTTATGGTTTTAATGTTTCAGAGTATGTTAAAGATGATCGCTATATTTATGATAGAAAAAATATTACTGAGACATTGGTTCAGCTTGCAATAAACCGGCAAAGGCTTATTGGTGAAATCAATAGCAAATTTCCAAGAGATTTTGAAAAGGCCAAATATCCCGTTCAGATTATTCTAAATAATGATAAGGATATGAGCAGGATTTGTGGGGTGCTCGAAAATCATGGGTTGGTGAAAAGGACTCATCAAACAACAATTCATATTCCCGATGTAGAAACCGCTAAATATTTAAGGGGTTTTTGGTTTGAGGAGTATGTCTATATGACGGCAAAATCCTTGAGTGTAAATGAGGTAAAACTTAATGTATCCGGAAAATGGGATACAACCGGTAAGAAACCTCCCAAAAATGAATTTGATGTTCTTATAGCAAAAAACAACAGGTTATTTTATATATCCTGTAAAACCGCTAACCCGAATAGGTATGCAGATGGGACTGATGAATCTGTTGGAAAAGAATATCTGTATGAATTGGATGCACTTGGAGATCGTGTGCTCGGCCTCTTTGGTAAGAAGATGCTTGCCTCTGCCCGACCTGTTGCTGACGAATATGTGAAAAGCCGTGCGGAGGATATGAAGATTGCAATAGTGGATGGAAAGAACATTGCTACACTGAAGGATAACATGAAACAATGGCTGAGCAGATAA
- a CDS encoding type II toxin-antitoxin system death-on-curing family toxin, whose amino-acid sequence MIYLTLEDLLEIHRRVIESTGGSDGIRSIPLLDSAVARPQATFGGIDLYTALPGKAAALFHSIISNHPFVDGNKRTGFTAMDVFLRLNDRHIVTGEDEKYDLVMSVASEAIVLSKITGWIEQRITPSK is encoded by the coding sequence GTGATTTATCTGACACTGGAGGACCTCTTAGAAATCCATAGAAGAGTTATTGAAAGTACCGGCGGTTCAGATGGGATACGCAGCATTCCGTTACTGGATTCCGCAGTTGCAAGACCGCAGGCCACCTTCGGAGGCATAGACTTATATACCGCTCTTCCGGGAAAGGCGGCTGCATTATTTCATTCTATTATCAGCAACCATCCATTCGTAGATGGAAACAAGCGGACTGGTTTTACTGCTATGGATGTATTCCTCCGGTTAAATGACCGTCATATAGTAACTGGTGAAGATGAGAAATACGATCTTGTCATGAGCGTGGCCTCTGAAGCTATTGTCTTATCTAAGATAACCGGTTGGATTGAGCAAAGAATAACACCCTCTAAATAA
- the cmr4 gene encoding type III-B CRISPR module RAMP protein Cmr4: MFKKAKVMFIYTETSLHCGSGTSLGVIDLPIQREKYTDYPVCQASGVKGVVREWFEVNKANEGDKIKWTFGPDFSSKKEESDAHAGAATFTDARLLLFPVRSLNGVFAYTTSRFALSRLKRDLEMAGVKNVNWYVPNPDDAGDNILGVQDSKISDNDNKAVLEEYTFDFKSDEAVRNIADWIATNVIPKGAEYAFWKEKIKTDLLILPDNAFRDFVKLSTEVQARIQIDNKTKTVKQGALFYEEALPSDSLLYSVIMAHDPACDSDKRPEGLKNDNEVMAFISTINAQRLQFGGDATIGKGIVNINLLNGGI; encoded by the coding sequence ATGTTTAAAAAGGCAAAAGTAATGTTCATCTATACCGAAACATCCTTGCACTGCGGTAGTGGTACAAGTCTCGGCGTGATTGACCTACCTATACAAAGGGAGAAATACACGGATTATCCTGTCTGCCAGGCATCTGGTGTGAAAGGCGTCGTAAGGGAATGGTTTGAGGTCAACAAAGCTAATGAGGGAGATAAAATCAAATGGACATTCGGTCCAGATTTTAGCAGCAAAAAAGAGGAAAGCGATGCCCATGCTGGAGCAGCCACATTTACCGATGCTCGGCTTTTGCTTTTCCCCGTTCGTTCCTTAAACGGTGTTTTCGCCTATACCACCTCGCGCTTTGCATTGAGCAGACTGAAGCGAGATTTGGAAATGGCAGGGGTTAAAAACGTTAATTGGTATGTGCCCAATCCAGATGATGCAGGAGACAATATCCTGGGTGTACAGGACAGCAAAATCTCTGACAACGATAATAAGGCCGTTCTTGAGGAATACACTTTTGATTTTAAGAGTGATGAAGCTGTCAGGAATATTGCTGACTGGATAGCTACTAATGTAATTCCAAAAGGGGCAGAATATGCTTTTTGGAAAGAAAAGATAAAAACAGATTTACTCATCCTTCCCGACAATGCTTTCAGAGATTTTGTTAAACTATCAACAGAAGTGCAGGCACGAATCCAGATCGACAATAAAACTAAAACTGTAAAACAGGGTGCACTTTTTTATGAAGAAGCTCTTCCGTCTGATTCATTGCTTTACTCAGTTATTATGGCGCATGACCCTGCTTGTGATAGTGATAAAAGACCCGAAGGATTGAAGAATGATAATGAGGTTATGGCCTTTATTTCGACAATCAATGCTCAACGTCTCCAATTCGGTGGGGACGCAACCATAGGCAAGGGGATTGTGAATATCAATCTCCTGAATGGAGGAATATAG
- the cas10 gene encoding type III-B CRISPR-associated protein Cas10/Cmr2 produces the protein MFKEYEEKGFDPNIGTVYGQIYSLTEKSLGSRKVVRDFKQQNEPNFKCTLCGVREPVHPGTYNGQSCPEHFGALKGFWQDTVMPTFPQIRKSERLCGVCVTKRLAAPAFFRGQLKFNISNSFPSISMVATASFKEKVIKNLLNPELKMRVDEFVGILHTLFGGKEDRMNGEALRMVWGMCNNPETVTAENKEVAQKFASVEGDWLYEDSFVESLKEEIPTYTKDLCSAARIALRQLLKAAKKLCIDPPSKYYAVLLMHGDNMGKWLSGEIAPKIEDILHPSVRNSLDVSWNELKRMERPLNPSLHLAMSKALRDFSLKVAREIVEKDHLGKLVYAGGDDVLAFVNLKDLPEVMRKLRAYFSGSLKSDVETNRVAIDFKDGSGFIPVDNEGYPLNVDKHERHIKGFMLSMGTKATASMGIVIAHHSSNLSQVLDEVRACEKQAKKLDGKNAFCIALAKRAGGTEHVSSKWYYENISLLEKGRVGVIFETIPLLRDWADAFYNEHISPKFVYTFRTETKGLEYKDSNGKIIQLPAEAIRLELQRIAKRQTKSNHNDKVKDLIDGLMRLQSGGLTIDDIGKFLVVAAFLGREGNR, from the coding sequence TTGTTCAAAGAATACGAGGAGAAGGGTTTTGATCCAAATATTGGAACAGTGTATGGTCAGATATACAGTTTGACTGAAAAGTCACTTGGTAGTAGGAAGGTTGTGAGGGATTTTAAGCAGCAAAATGAGCCGAACTTCAAATGTACATTATGCGGAGTAAGGGAGCCTGTGCATCCCGGAACGTATAATGGTCAATCTTGTCCCGAACACTTTGGCGCATTAAAGGGCTTTTGGCAGGATACAGTGATGCCTACATTTCCACAGATAAGAAAATCTGAGAGATTGTGCGGTGTGTGTGTAACAAAGAGGCTCGCTGCGCCAGCTTTTTTTAGAGGGCAGTTGAAGTTTAATATCTCCAACTCATTTCCCTCAATCAGCATGGTTGCAACAGCATCTTTTAAAGAAAAGGTCATAAAGAATCTTCTCAATCCTGAACTCAAGATGAGAGTTGACGAATTTGTTGGTATCCTTCACACCTTATTTGGCGGTAAAGAAGACCGCATGAATGGGGAAGCGCTTCGTATGGTGTGGGGTATGTGTAATAATCCAGAAACTGTTACAGCTGAAAATAAAGAGGTGGCGCAGAAATTTGCTTCCGTTGAGGGTGACTGGTTGTATGAGGATTCATTTGTGGAGTCGCTTAAAGAAGAGATTCCGACTTATACTAAAGACCTGTGCAGTGCTGCCCGCATTGCATTGCGGCAACTACTCAAGGCAGCAAAAAAACTATGCATTGATCCTCCATCGAAATATTATGCTGTTCTTCTCATGCACGGCGATAATATGGGCAAGTGGCTATCAGGTGAAATAGCCCCAAAGATAGAAGATATATTGCATCCTTCCGTTAGAAATTCTCTGGACGTGAGTTGGAATGAATTGAAAAGGATGGAGAGACCTCTTAATCCTTCGCTCCATCTTGCCATGAGCAAGGCATTGCGAGACTTTTCATTGAAGGTGGCAAGGGAGATAGTAGAGAAAGATCATCTCGGAAAACTTGTTTATGCAGGCGGCGATGATGTCCTTGCCTTTGTAAATCTCAAAGACTTGCCGGAAGTGATGAGAAAGTTAAGGGCATATTTCTCAGGCAGTCTGAAATCAGATGTTGAAACTAACAGGGTCGCCATAGATTTTAAGGATGGCTCTGGTTTTATTCCAGTTGATAATGAAGGCTATCCGCTCAATGTTGACAAACATGAAAGACACATTAAAGGTTTCATGCTTTCAATGGGGACTAAGGCCACTGCAAGCATGGGTATAGTCATTGCCCATCATAGTTCAAACCTTTCACAGGTATTGGATGAGGTGAGGGCTTGCGAGAAACAGGCAAAGAAATTGGACGGCAAAAATGCCTTTTGCATTGCCCTTGCCAAACGAGCCGGCGGGACAGAGCATGTAAGCTCTAAATGGTATTACGAGAATATTTCCCTCTTAGAAAAAGGGCGGGTAGGGGTAATTTTTGAGACAATCCCACTTCTTCGTGACTGGGCTGATGCGTTTTATAATGAGCACATTTCTCCTAAGTTTGTCTATACATTCAGAACAGAGACAAAAGGACTTGAGTATAAAGACTCGAACGGCAAGATAATCCAGTTGCCAGCAGAGGCTATCAGACTTGAACTCCAGCGTATCGCGAAAAGACAGACGAAAAGTAACCATAACGATAAGGTTAAGGATTTAATTGACGGTCTAATGCGACTTCAGTCCGGCGGATTGACAATTGACGACATCGGTAAATTCCTGGTGGTTGCAGCATTCCTCGGAAGGGAGGGGAACAGATGA
- the cmr5 gene encoding type III-B CRISPR module-associated protein Cmr5 has protein sequence MSHIENLEHERAKEAWSCIDYVNNEIEDKKFKKDYRSIIMKLPTLIIANGLGQTLAFLKAKGKRDNRKPEEKAYRDIESYLFSNKNIHWPVAQGELIEKVIMLPGDRFRQVTTETLSFLSWMKRFADAVLPKEEG, from the coding sequence ATGAGCCATATTGAGAATTTAGAGCATGAAAGGGCAAAAGAGGCGTGGAGTTGTATTGACTATGTCAATAATGAGATTGAAGACAAGAAATTCAAAAAAGACTACAGAAGTATTATCATGAAACTTCCAACATTGATTATCGCGAATGGTTTAGGACAGACCCTTGCATTTCTAAAAGCGAAAGGTAAAAGAGACAATCGTAAGCCTGAGGAAAAAGCGTATAGGGACATTGAAAGCTATCTTTTCAGTAACAAAAATATCCATTGGCCTGTTGCTCAGGGCGAACTAATAGAAAAAGTTATCATGCTGCCTGGTGACAGATTTAGACAGGTAACTACTGAAACTCTCTCTTTCCTATCATGGATGAAAAGGTTTGCTGATGCAGTCCTGCCGAAGGAGGAAGGCTGA
- the cas10 gene encoding type III-B CRISPR-associated protein Cas10/Cmr2 translates to MTPPEKPIILGRIGHEGRAKEIMAAIIEKADAKITNEVRTADHIASAADRINLSKDEGFISDFRNNPAIIHPLSGKDFDLMSLAQVEIGEITAAVDRSFVALSDKYGNDLEKLYLALWRELLDLLIKDTEQQSRLGQLWELLPADTRMPDHSIWEHKRITSAIAGALPKPAFLLFAIGPVQEFIATARKTQDLWAGSYLLSYLSWSAMKVVAEEFGPDSLIFPDLCGQPVTDLWVKEKGLKIEGNVGSGQLSSPTLPNRFLAIVPETSVADIANKAKKAVKETFLLACNAVKDKMVEKLEISSGEWDAIWQRQTEDFMETYWTATAVDNYTEFLSSYKYLLDIKSDWQFDSCSKNTRRRVLIQILEQCMVRYTV, encoded by the coding sequence ATGACCCCCCCGGAGAAGCCTATAATTCTCGGCAGGATCGGTCATGAGGGAAGGGCAAAAGAGATAATGGCTGCGATAATTGAAAAGGCTGATGCAAAGATCACAAATGAAGTGAGAACAGCCGACCATATTGCGTCTGCGGCAGATCGTATCAATCTGTCCAAAGACGAAGGATTTATATCCGATTTTCGCAATAATCCTGCCATTATCCACCCCTTGTCAGGCAAGGATTTTGACCTCATGAGTCTGGCACAAGTTGAAATCGGTGAAATCACTGCAGCCGTTGACAGGAGTTTTGTTGCACTGTCCGACAAATATGGCAATGATCTGGAAAAACTCTATCTCGCCTTATGGAGGGAACTGCTTGATCTCCTGATAAAAGACACTGAGCAGCAGTCACGGTTAGGCCAGTTGTGGGAACTGCTCCCTGCTGACACGAGGATGCCTGACCACTCCATCTGGGAACATAAACGGATAACATCTGCTATTGCTGGTGCATTACCTAAGCCAGCGTTTTTACTCTTTGCGATAGGGCCGGTGCAGGAGTTTATTGCAACTGCGCGAAAGACACAAGACCTATGGGCTGGCAGCTATCTACTATCCTATCTGTCATGGAGTGCAATGAAGGTTGTGGCCGAAGAATTTGGGCCTGACAGCCTCATATTTCCTGACCTTTGTGGTCAGCCGGTGACCGATTTATGGGTAAAAGAAAAAGGACTTAAAATTGAGGGAAATGTCGGTTCTGGGCAGCTTTCTTCGCCGACTCTTCCGAACCGATTTTTGGCAATTGTTCCTGAAACCTCTGTTGCAGACATTGCCAATAAAGCGAAGAAAGCTGTTAAAGAGACCTTCCTGTTAGCCTGTAATGCTGTAAAAGACAAGATGGTTGAAAAGCTGGAAATATCTTCAGGTGAATGGGATGCTATATGGCAGAGGCAGACAGAAGATTTCATGGAAACTTATTGGACAGCTACGGCAGTGGATAACTACACAGAATTCCTAAGCAGTTATAAATATTTATTGGATATTAAGTCTGATTGGCAATTTGACAGTTGTTCAAAGAATACGAGGAGAAGGGTTTTGATCCAAATATTGGAACAGTGTATGGTCAGATATACAGTTTGA